The following are encoded in a window of Methanobrevibacter ruminantium M1 genomic DNA:
- a CDS encoding CapA family protein, with translation MKRRRFYLILFIILLILAAIAIIGTFSSFSDVSGYDLGSDDLSIAVTGDVMFGRKMPGVLDSGASPFRNVENVTKSADILLVNFENPATYSTNPVKGDVPLKADPKYVHLLAEANEIVIASQDNNHALDYGDEGLNDSIKNLKDAGIYVIGAGNNLSEASKPVVIEKGDRKVTVLNYMDADNFAEYASIMPPATANSSGFCAYDSELARKQVAEARENESSIVIAYMHYGNEYSRSPNEYQINMSHELIDSGADIVIGSHAHVTQGVEMYHGKPIFYNLGNFIFDQSNPATHRSYFLNLDLHGDNCTVTLYPTVIVGYLPQFMDADSAKALLAELYPQCDQLKVNDDGTAQLTFKLGNITDNSTQSNDVRLY, from the coding sequence ATGAAAAGAAGAAGGTTTTATTTAATATTATTTATAATTCTATTGATTTTAGCAGCTATAGCAATCATAGGAACATTTTCAAGCTTCAGTGATGTTTCCGGATATGATTTGGGAAGTGATGACCTATCCATTGCCGTTACAGGGGATGTGATGTTCGGTCGTAAGATGCCGGGAGTCCTAGATTCCGGAGCAAGCCCATTCAGGAATGTTGAAAATGTTACAAAGTCTGCAGACATTTTGCTTGTAAACTTTGAAAACCCGGCTACATATTCCACCAATCCAGTGAAAGGGGACGTTCCTTTAAAGGCAGACCCTAAATATGTGCATCTGCTTGCTGAGGCCAATGAGATTGTCATTGCATCTCAGGACAATAACCATGCATTGGATTATGGGGATGAAGGATTGAACGACAGCATCAAAAACCTTAAGGATGCAGGAATCTATGTGATAGGAGCTGGAAACAATCTCTCTGAGGCATCTAAACCTGTAGTCATAGAAAAGGGAGATAGAAAGGTAACTGTTTTAAACTATATGGATGCGGATAACTTTGCAGAATATGCAAGCATCATGCCTCCGGCAACTGCAAACTCATCAGGATTCTGCGCATATGACAGCGAGCTTGCAAGAAAACAAGTGGCTGAGGCTCGCGAGAACGAATCCAGCATAGTCATTGCCTATATGCATTATGGAAACGAGTATAGCAGAAGCCCTAATGAGTATCAGATAAACATGTCCCATGAGCTGATTGACAGCGGTGCGGATATTGTGATAGGTTCCCATGCCCATGTGACTCAGGGAGTGGAGATGTATCATGGCAAGCCTATTTTCTATAATTTAGGTAATTTCATATTCGATCAGTCCAATCCAGCAACCCATAGGTCTTATTTCCTTAACTTGGATCTTCATGGTGACAATTGTACAGTGACTCTCTATCCGACTGTGATAGTTGGCTACTTGCCTCAATTCATGGATGCTGATTCAGCTAAGGCATTATTGGCAGAGTTGTATCCTCAATGTGACCAGCTAAAGGTAAATGATGATGGAACTGCTCAATTGACCTTTAAGTTAGGTAATATTACTGATAATTCCACTCAATCAAATGATGTAAGGCTGTATTAA
- a CDS encoding deoxyhypusine synthase, translated as MKVNQISIKKDMKVSELMEEFKGSGVLGAGRVARASNLLVNMINDPDMDIFMSMAGPLVPGGLRYIVGDLIRNKRIKVLITSGANITHDLLESFGGRHYRDLGFNDEELNDAGIGRISDVYTQSEDFEVFESEIIKIFETISKKIDNDKDNGIISIQRLLKEVGSLIEDENSILRLAYENDVSIFAPGLIDSMFGLQLWMFTQDHKLVVDAVGDMHYLSDLVFESDKIGAIMLGGGLPKHYTLASNLLKGGIDSGLQITMDRPETGSLSGAPLEEAKSWSKAKHGSNLVTVVGDATALFPLIYAAALDKID; from the coding sequence ATGAAAGTTAATCAAATAAGCATAAAAAAAGATATGAAGGTAAGCGAACTCATGGAGGAGTTTAAGGGTTCTGGCGTATTGGGGGCTGGACGAGTGGCTAGAGCATCCAATCTGCTTGTAAACATGATAAACGACCCTGATATGGACATCTTCATGAGCATGGCAGGTCCTTTGGTTCCAGGAGGACTTAGATACATCGTAGGCGACCTTATTCGAAACAAAAGAATCAAGGTGCTGATAACCAGCGGAGCTAACATAACCCATGACCTTTTGGAGTCCTTTGGAGGAAGGCATTATCGTGACTTGGGATTTAATGATGAGGAACTGAATGATGCTGGAATTGGCAGAATATCTGATGTATACACCCAATCAGAGGACTTTGAAGTATTCGAGAGCGAAATAATAAAGATATTCGAAACAATATCCAAAAAGATCGATAACGATAAGGATAATGGAATAATATCAATTCAAAGGCTTTTAAAAGAAGTGGGTTCATTAATAGAAGACGAAAACTCCATACTAAGACTTGCTTATGAAAATGACGTTTCCATATTTGCTCCAGGGCTTATCGACAGCATGTTCGGTCTTCAATTATGGATGTTTACCCAAGACCACAAGCTTGTTGTGGACGCTGTGGGAGACATGCATTACCTATCAGACCTTGTATTCGAATCAGATAAGATCGGTGCAATAATGTTGGGAGGAGGCCTTCCTAAGCATTATACCCTTGCATCAAACCTATTAAAGGGAGGAATCGATTCAGGACTCCAGATAACTATGGACCGACCTGAAACCGGAAGCTTAAGTGGCGCCCCTTTAGAGGAAGCTAAATCATGGTCAAAGGCAAAGCACGGTTCTAATCTGGTGACAGTGGTTGGTGATGCAACTGCATTGTTCCCATTGATCTATGCAGCTGCTTTGGATAAAATCGACTGA
- the pyrF gene encoding orotidine-5'-phosphate decarboxylase produces the protein MKVKNNIILAMDLMDLASAESVCESINQYIDTIKIGYPLTLAEGLKTIGLFKENFGYKVICDYKVADIPATNEKIANLTFDAGADAIICHGFVGPDSVEACKASAEDHGKEVFLLTEMSHPGAIRFLQKDADDIARMGVEMGISNYVAPSTRPDRLSEIRDIVGKDSFIISPGVGTQGGDPKETLKYSNALIIGRSIYNAEDPETATKDIIDSIQ, from the coding sequence ATGAAAGTAAAAAACAATATTATACTTGCAATGGACCTAATGGATTTAGCATCAGCCGAATCAGTATGCGAATCAATAAACCAATACATAGACACAATAAAGATAGGATATCCCCTCACACTTGCAGAGGGACTTAAGACAATAGGGCTCTTTAAGGAAAACTTTGGATATAAGGTTATCTGCGATTATAAAGTGGCAGACATTCCAGCCACCAATGAAAAGATAGCAAATCTCACCTTTGATGCCGGTGCAGATGCAATCATATGCCATGGCTTTGTAGGCCCTGACAGCGTAGAGGCCTGTAAGGCATCTGCTGAAGACCATGGAAAGGAAGTATTCCTTCTAACCGAGATGTCACATCCTGGAGCAATCAGATTTTTACAGAAGGATGCAGACGATATTGCAAGAATGGGAGTTGAAATGGGAATATCCAATTACGTTGCACCATCCACAAGACCAGACAGACTGTCTGAAATTAGAGACATAGTTGGAAAGGACTCATTCATCATATCTCCAGGGGTAGGAACCCAAGGGGGAGACCCTAAAGAGACATTGAAATATTCAAATGCTCTTATTATTGGCAGATCCATCTACAATGCGGAAGACCCTGAAACTGCTACTAAGGACATTATTGATTCAATACAATAA
- a CDS encoding IspD/TarI family cytidylyltransferase, whose protein sequence is MIFAAILAGGVGNRMGEVDKPKQFLTLGDKPILIQTVEKFYLNSRIDEVIVLCHKYWLNHTKDLIEDYIPNAENIVVVEGGELRNDTIMNAVKYIEDNHELSEDDIIITHDSVRPFVTHRIIMENIEKTQEVGACDTVIPATDTIVVCHDGNIISDIPNRNYMYQGQTPQSFKILKLKECFNKLSDEDKRSLSDAAKIFVLNGEEVAIVKGEVFNIKITYPYDLKVANTIIDDAKLNISDAETGEYKVNLYDFGEE, encoded by the coding sequence ATGATTTTTGCAGCTATCCTGGCTGGTGGGGTAGGAAACAGAATGGGCGAAGTGGATAAGCCAAAGCAGTTTCTAACCCTTGGAGACAAGCCTATCCTCATACAGACCGTTGAGAAGTTTTATCTCAACAGCAGAATCGATGAAGTTATTGTTCTATGCCATAAGTATTGGCTAAACCATACAAAGGACTTGATTGAAGATTATATTCCAAATGCAGAAAACATTGTGGTTGTAGAAGGGGGAGAGCTCCGTAACGACACAATCATGAATGCAGTTAAATATATAGAGGACAATCATGAGCTTAGCGAAGATGACATAATAATAACCCATGACTCTGTAAGGCCATTTGTAACCCATAGGATCATTATGGAAAACATAGAGAAGACCCAGGAAGTGGGGGCATGCGATACAGTGATTCCAGCTACAGATACAATAGTTGTCTGCCATGACGGCAATATCATAAGCGACATTCCTAACAGGAATTATATGTATCAAGGCCAGACTCCACAGTCATTCAAGATATTGAAGCTTAAGGAATGCTTCAATAAGCTCTCAGATGAGGATAAAAGGTCATTATCAGATGCAGCTAAGATATTCGTCCTCAATGGAGAGGAGGTTGCGATAGTCAAGGGAGAGGTATTCAACATAAAGATCACCTATCCATATGACCTAAAGGTGGCAAATACAATAATTGACGATGCAAAGCTCAATATCTCAGATGCAGAGACTGGTGAGTATAAGGTCAATCTATATGACTTCGGTGAGGAATAG
- a CDS encoding nucleotide sugar dehydrogenase: protein MKITVAGVGYVGLSLAVLLAQKHDVTAITTTESKAEMLNQFISPIQDDEIERFFKEVREGERTLNLHTTTDKAAAYGDADLVIIATPTNYDDVGNFFDTSAVEDAIEWTLKVNPDVLMVIKSTIPVGYTESVREKYGIRNIIFSPEFLRESKALYDNLHPSRIVVGCDDDQMEEGQMFADLLLEGAREEEKRANSLEQDIPILLTHLTESEAIKLFANTYLAVRVSYFNELDTYAQTKGLDTQMIIDGVCMDPRIGGHYNNPSFGYGGYCLPKDTKQLLANYKDVPQTMIEAVVHSNSVRKEFIANQIISRNPKTVGVYRLTMKSNSDNFRASAIQDVMKSIKAEGIPIIIYEPTLDDGSEFSRSEVVNDIERFKRESDIILANRLDCDVLGDVAEKVYTRDLFRRD from the coding sequence ATGAAAATTACAGTTGCGGGTGTAGGATATGTAGGGCTTTCACTTGCTGTTCTGCTCGCTCAAAAACATGATGTTACAGCTATTACAACAACCGAATCAAAGGCAGAAATGCTAAATCAGTTCATAAGTCCCATTCAGGACGATGAGATAGAAAGATTCTTTAAGGAGGTTCGTGAAGGAGAGAGAACCCTTAATCTCCATACAACAACTGATAAGGCTGCCGCTTATGGGGATGCGGATCTTGTTATCATAGCCACTCCTACAAACTATGACGATGTAGGCAATTTCTTTGACACCTCTGCTGTTGAGGACGCTATCGAATGGACCCTTAAGGTAAATCCTGATGTCCTTATGGTCATAAAGTCAACAATACCTGTAGGATATACAGAATCTGTCCGTGAGAAGTATGGAATTAGAAACATCATCTTCAGCCCGGAATTCCTTCGTGAGTCAAAGGCTCTCTATGACAACCTCCATCCAAGCAGAATTGTTGTAGGCTGTGATGACGACCAGATGGAAGAGGGTCAGATGTTTGCAGATCTACTTCTTGAAGGCGCTAGAGAAGAGGAGAAAAGAGCAAACTCTCTTGAACAGGACATTCCAATATTGCTTACACACCTAACAGAATCTGAAGCTATCAAGCTGTTTGCAAACACTTACCTTGCTGTAAGGGTTAGCTACTTCAATGAGCTTGACACATATGCCCAGACCAAAGGCCTTGACACACAGATGATTATTGACGGAGTGTGCATGGACCCTCGTATCGGAGGCCATTACAACAACCCATCCTTCGGATATGGAGGATACTGCTTGCCTAAGGATACAAAACAGCTCTTGGCAAATTATAAGGATGTTCCTCAAACCATGATTGAAGCAGTTGTTCATTCTAATTCAGTTAGAAAGGAATTTATTGCAAATCAGATTATTTCAAGGAATCCAAAGACAGTTGGGGTCTATAGACTTACAATGAAGAGTAACAGTGACAATTTCCGTGCATCTGCAATACAAGATGTGATGAAAAGTATAAAGGCAGAGGGAATTCCAATAATTATCTATGAGCCAACATTAGATGATGGAAGTGAATTCTCTAGGTCCGAAGTAGTAAATGATATTGAACGATTTAAACGAGAAAGTGATATAATCCTTGCAAATCGTCTTGACTGTGATGTCCTTGGAGATGTTGCTGAAAAGGTTTATACAAGAGACCTCTTTAGAAGAGACTAA
- the hisG gene encoding ATP phosphoribosyltransferase, translating to MVEITLGLPKGSLNNVNRGNTYQLFVDAGYEVRGYEPGNESYEINILNDSEIKAFLTRPQSTPVELNRGMVDISIVGEDWVKEESVLSDNDIVKIGDLNYGETRLIVAIPKESPYDSLSEFFRANADRERPILVFTEYPNLTRKHIMENEAYQEIYGDAVPFVQVRGLRDGDNKKVQVINSDGATEVYIAKGADLIVDNTQTGSSLRKAGLKELETILHSSAGLYAGVSCTEEKMVKAKMIYEQLLGAVTARKYFDVKFNIANEDIEKVSNYLIENKFCSHEPTVNHGSSFSQINVLIPKNIFPEMLDGIKELGASSIIRSDVKQYVI from the coding sequence ATGGTAGAAATTACTCTTGGTCTTCCAAAGGGAAGCTTAAATAATGTAAACAGAGGAAACACTTATCAATTGTTTGTAGATGCAGGTTATGAGGTAAGAGGATACGAACCTGGAAATGAATCTTATGAAATAAACATTTTAAATGACAGTGAAATCAAAGCATTCTTAACACGTCCACAAAGTACTCCTGTTGAGCTTAACAGGGGCATGGTGGATATTTCCATCGTTGGAGAGGACTGGGTTAAGGAGGAATCCGTCTTAAGCGATAACGACATAGTTAAAATAGGTGACTTGAATTATGGCGAAACTCGTTTGATTGTAGCGATTCCTAAGGAATCTCCTTATGACAGTCTGTCTGAATTCTTTAGGGCAAATGCAGATAGGGAAAGACCTATTCTTGTTTTCACAGAATATCCAAATCTCACAAGAAAGCATATCATGGAAAATGAGGCATATCAAGAGATTTATGGAGATGCAGTTCCTTTCGTCCAGGTAAGGGGATTAAGGGACGGAGACAATAAGAAGGTTCAAGTAATTAACTCTGACGGAGCCACTGAAGTCTACATTGCAAAAGGGGCAGACCTTATTGTGGACAATACCCAAACAGGAAGCAGCTTGAGAAAGGCAGGGCTAAAGGAGCTTGAAACCATATTGCATTCCTCTGCAGGACTCTATGCAGGAGTCTCATGCACCGAAGAGAAGATGGTAAAGGCTAAAATGATTTATGAACAGCTTTTAGGTGCAGTGACTGCAAGAAAATACTTTGACGTCAAGTTCAATATAGCAAATGAGGATATTGAAAAGGTGTCTAATTATCTAATTGAAAACAAGTTCTGCAGTCATGAGCCAACTGTAAATCATGGCTCAAGCTTTTCCCAGATCAATGTATTGATTCCTAAAAACATCTTCCCTGAAATGCTAGATGGTATCAAGGAATTGGGAGCAAGCTCAATTATAAGAAGCGATGTCAAGCAGTATGTTATTTAA
- a CDS encoding dCTP deaminase — MLGEIELKKLFPDFEDLVQPSGIDLELDEIFIQKSEGSLIDNEKNLPDIEAMEGPIYTLKPHTAYLASIRRKVKIPKGYTMLYLPRSTLLRSFISVQTAVGDPGFYGTLMFMIYNHGDFEYKIKSGDRIAQAVVFPVEGSGEYNGSYQEEEI; from the coding sequence ATGCTTGGTGAAATAGAACTTAAAAAACTCTTTCCAGACTTTGAAGATTTAGTTCAACCATCTGGAATCGATTTAGAGCTTGATGAAATATTTATTCAAAAATCAGAGGGCTCCCTAATAGACAATGAGAAGAATCTTCCAGATATTGAAGCTATGGAAGGGCCAATCTATACCCTAAAGCCACATACTGCCTATTTGGCAAGCATTAGGAGGAAGGTTAAGATTCCTAAAGGATACACTATGTTATATCTGCCACGTTCTACCTTGCTTAGGTCATTCATTTCCGTTCAGACTGCTGTAGGGGACCCGGGGTTCTATGGGACCCTTATGTTTATGATCTATAATCATGGCGACTTCGAATACAAAATCAAGTCTGGAGATAGAATAGCTCAAGCCGTTGTATTTCCAGTGGAAGGCTCTGGAGAGTATAATGGCTCTTATCAGGAAGAGGAAATCTAA
- a CDS encoding CBS domain-containing protein has protein sequence MLTSVQKEILQTLINLYQNSDGKSIKGEDIAEVMNRNPGTIRNQMQSLRSLSLVKGVPGPRGGYKPTIEAYHNLNISVSDSNAKVPVYKENKKMDDVSVAKIEFTSVPHPGECEAVIKVLGSIKDLHLGDVIRVGPTPVNNLGLIGEIVGRDDMDNILLLDISTIRSIPKNTVFDIASLDLIYLKPGDSIKDAAYLLSHNQIDGAPVITEGVAIGMVSLIDIVNALAEGKENEDVRDIMSKRLFFINKDTLIANAVYKMYKFGISRLIVVDDEHAPIGVVTRTDLIETITNFKNFPLLYNMEMDEEME, from the coding sequence ATGTTAACATCTGTTCAAAAGGAAATATTGCAAACTTTAATAAACCTGTATCAGAATTCTGATGGCAAGTCAATCAAGGGAGAAGACATTGCTGAGGTGATGAATAGAAACCCTGGAACCATCAGGAATCAGATGCAGTCTCTTAGAAGCTTAAGTTTGGTTAAAGGGGTCCCTGGACCTCGCGGTGGCTATAAGCCTACCATTGAAGCATATCATAATCTAAACATTTCTGTAAGCGACAGCAATGCCAAGGTTCCGGTATATAAGGAAAATAAAAAAATGGATGATGTTTCTGTTGCAAAGATTGAATTTACAAGCGTTCCTCACCCTGGGGAATGTGAAGCTGTAATAAAGGTATTGGGAAGCATTAAGGATCTCCATTTGGGAGACGTGATCCGTGTCGGACCGACCCCTGTAAACAATCTTGGATTAATCGGCGAAATCGTAGGAAGGGACGATATGGACAATATCCTCCTTCTTGATATCAGCACAATAAGGAGCATCCCTAAAAATACTGTATTTGACATTGCATCACTGGACCTTATTTATCTAAAGCCAGGAGATTCAATCAAGGACGCTGCATACCTCTTGTCCCACAATCAAATCGATGGAGCTCCTGTAATAACCGAAGGGGTAGCCATAGGCATGGTTTCATTGATTGATATCGTCAACGCATTGGCGGAAGGAAAGGAAAATGAGGACGTAAGGGACATTATGTCTAAAAGGCTTTTCTTTATTAATAAGGACACTTTGATAGCCAATGCAGTCTATAAGATGTATAAGTTCGGAATCAGCAGGCTGATAGTGGTTGATGACGAGCATGCTCCTATCGGCGTTGTAACTCGTACAGATCTTATTGAAACCATTACAAACTTTAAGAATTTCCCTCTTCTTTATAATATGGAGATGGATGAGGAAATGGAATGA
- a CDS encoding glycosyltransferase family 2 protein, producing the protein MVEISIVIPVYNVEKYLRECLDSAVNQTFKDIEIICINDGSTDSSLDILKEYQESDDRIIIFNQENQGPGAARNLGINKSKGKYVYFLDSDDYLELNALEKLYNICEEKSLDFVLFKLLNFNDKTGKTFQTKYYNMAFLNDRIGDNVFSYKDLYDCVFNLAVSPPAKLYKRELITDIDYPEGIIFEDNVFFLKTLLKAKRIYFLDEFLYNRRRRDDSLTSSGSDDYYDIIPSMNYLFDICRDLDDFELLKEGLYYKKFKELYIRFSKVNDVHKEEFFNLIREDCLKHKEEIDEDIANDKLRKRSKFIYESVLSSDDYKEFHYRIRLYDKNKEINDLKKENKSLKNENKKLKSSNKKLKKENKHFKSTKAYKVWKKYSKIKD; encoded by the coding sequence TTGGTTGAAATATCAATTGTAATTCCAGTCTATAATGTTGAAAAGTACTTAAGGGAATGCTTGGATAGCGCTGTCAATCAAACATTCAAGGATATTGAAATAATATGCATAAATGATGGCTCTACAGACAGTTCCTTAGATATTTTAAAGGAATATCAAGAGTCTGATGATAGAATTATCATATTCAATCAGGAAAATCAAGGTCCTGGCGCTGCCCGTAATCTTGGAATTAATAAATCTAAAGGCAAATACGTATATTTCTTGGATTCTGACGATTATTTGGAACTGAATGCATTGGAAAAGCTTTACAATATCTGTGAGGAAAAGTCATTGGACTTTGTACTTTTCAAGCTGCTTAACTTCAATGACAAAACTGGAAAAACCTTCCAAACAAAGTATTATAATATGGCTTTCCTAAATGATAGGATAGGAGATAATGTATTTTCATATAAGGATTTATATGATTGCGTTTTTAATTTGGCAGTGTCTCCACCAGCTAAGCTATATAAGAGAGAGCTTATTACAGATATCGATTATCCGGAAGGCATCATCTTTGAGGATAATGTATTCTTTTTAAAGACCCTTCTAAAGGCAAAAAGAATCTATTTCCTTGATGAGTTTCTATACAATCGCCGCAGGAGGGATGACTCCCTTACAAGCTCAGGATCTGATGATTATTATGATATAATTCCTTCAATGAATTATCTATTTGACATTTGTCGAGACCTAGATGATTTCGAACTCCTGAAGGAAGGATTGTATTATAAAAAGTTCAAGGAGCTTTATATAAGATTCTCCAAGGTCAATGATGTCCATAAAGAGGAGTTTTTCAATCTAATCAGAGAGGATTGCCTAAAGCATAAGGAAGAAATCGATGAGGATATAGCAAATGATAAGCTAAGGAAGAGATCTAAGTTCATATATGAATCTGTGCTTTCTTCAGATGACTATAAGGAGTTTCATTATAGAATCAGACTTTATGATAAGAATAAAGAGATAAATGACTTGAAAAAGGAAAATAAGTCTCTTAAAAATGAGAATAAAAAGCTTAAAAGTTCTAATAAAAAGTTAAAAAAGGAAAATAAGCATTTCAAGTCAACTAAGGCATATAAGGTCTGGAAAAAATATTCTAAAATTAAAGATTAA
- the dmpI gene encoding 4-oxalocrotonate tautomerase DmpI: protein MPVVRISGNPNISVETKREMVKKVSEIVAESYNLPIETITVLIEAFEREDIGAGGKLLIDRD, encoded by the coding sequence ATGCCTGTTGTAAGAATTTCCGGAAATCCAAATATAAGTGTAGAGACAAAAAGAGAAATGGTAAAGAAAGTTAGTGAAATTGTAGCAGAATCCTACAATTTACCTATTGAAACAATTACTGTGCTTATAGAAGCCTTTGAAAGAGAGGACATAGGTGCAGGTGGAAAATTATTGATAGATAGAGATTAA
- a CDS encoding alcohol dehydrogenase catalytic domain-containing protein: MINIVYRLVAPKLLEEVYTELNLDVGVIVRPKYLSICKADQRYYYGKRVPEIIESKLPMALIHEAVGTVVKDNTGKFNVGDNVVMIPNIPRARDNIISENYIPSSKFRSSGYDGFMEEYVSLTEDRLVKLPDDLNMEVASFIELISVATHSIKRFKQFSHQKKDVLGVWGDGSFGYITSLVLKVMFPESKVYVFGMHREKLHMFTFVDETFLVDEIPDNVSVDHAFECVGKASANNAINQIIDIINPEGTIALLGVSEFNVSIDTRTILEKGIRVFGTNRSAREDFVSVVNLLEENPNMIHYLESLITEIVEVNTLNDIKRAFESDKNLRFGKTVIKWEI, from the coding sequence GTGATTAATATAGTATATAGGCTGGTGGCTCCTAAGCTCTTGGAGGAAGTTTATACAGAGCTTAATCTGGATGTTGGAGTTATAGTAAGGCCTAAATATCTATCAATATGCAAGGCGGATCAAAGGTACTATTACGGTAAGAGAGTCCCAGAGATCATTGAAAGCAAGTTGCCTATGGCTCTTATCCATGAGGCGGTGGGCACTGTTGTAAAGGACAATACAGGCAAATTCAATGTGGGGGACAATGTTGTAATGATTCCAAACATTCCTCGTGCAAGAGACAATATAATAAGCGAGAACTATATTCCGTCAAGCAAGTTCAGATCCAGCGGATATGATGGCTTTATGGAAGAGTATGTGTCTCTCACTGAAGACAGGCTTGTAAAGCTTCCAGATGATTTAAACATGGAAGTTGCTTCTTTTATTGAGCTTATTTCAGTGGCTACACATTCAATCAAGCGTTTCAAGCAGTTTTCCCACCAAAAGAAAGACGTGCTAGGAGTATGGGGGGACGGAAGTTTTGGATACATTACTTCCCTTGTTCTTAAGGTGATGTTTCCAGAGAGCAAGGTCTATGTCTTTGGAATGCATAGGGAAAAGCTTCATATGTTTACCTTTGTGGATGAAACCTTTTTGGTGGATGAGATTCCAGATAATGTTAGTGTGGATCATGCCTTTGAATGTGTTGGAAAGGCTAGCGCAAACAATGCAATCAATCAGATAATTGACATAATCAATCCAGAGGGCACCATTGCTCTACTTGGCGTTAGTGAGTTTAATGTATCAATTGATACTAGGACCATATTGGAAAAGGGAATTAGGGTATTCGGTACCAACAGAAGCGCTAGGGAAGACTTTGTTTCTGTAGTCAATCTCCTCGAGGAAAATCCTAATATGATTCACTATCTTGAGAGTCTTATTACTGAGATAGTTGAAGTGAATACCTTAAATGATATTAAAAGGGCTTTTGAGTCAGATAAAAACCTTAGATTTGGAAAAACTGTAATAAAATGGGAGATTTAA